One window of the Deltaproteobacteria bacterium genome contains the following:
- a CDS encoding glycosyltransferase encodes MVSITVIIPARNAAAFIQEAVESLQNQTFSNWEAIIINDGSDDETGHLADIINEAESRVHVVHKPISQGLSAARNTGLELAQGEFIQFLDADDKLLPHKLETQLAYLAAHPACDMVCGSGQYFDTHGPVPTEYPPPLGSALATLLTRNYILVNAALTRKSAIENVGLFKEASSTRLPVYGCEDWDFWLRIAINGGQIHWLDSTLVHNRWHQANMSKETLLMQRSYVWVLEEAERNRPLLSNWHQALLTSQLFCRRALYVLALFESGDSEEAKQEAKICAEQSAGMAKAFFLTQSTFGQPPIGEPMQQWAWSLIPRLTRRLGRIATAQL; translated from the coding sequence ATGGTAAGCATCACCGTCATTATCCCGGCTCGCAACGCTGCTGCCTTTATACAAGAGGCAGTTGAATCCCTCCAAAATCAGACTTTCTCAAACTGGGAAGCTATCATCATCAACGATGGGTCAGACGATGAAACCGGTCATCTTGCAGATATTATAAACGAAGCTGAAAGCAGAGTTCATGTGGTTCATAAGCCCATTTCCCAGGGGCTCTCCGCAGCGCGTAATACAGGGCTAGAACTTGCCCAGGGTGAGTTTATTCAATTCCTTGATGCCGACGATAAACTGCTTCCACACAAACTTGAGACTCAGCTAGCCTATCTCGCCGCCCACCCAGCATGCGATATGGTTTGCGGATCCGGACAATACTTCGATACTCACGGCCCAGTTCCAACGGAATACCCACCACCGTTGGGAAGTGCCCTGGCAACCTTATTGACCCGCAACTACATCTTGGTCAACGCTGCTCTCACGAGGAAGAGTGCCATAGAAAATGTCGGCCTCTTTAAGGAAGCCTCTTCTACACGGCTCCCTGTTTACGGGTGCGAAGACTGGGATTTTTGGCTACGCATTGCCATAAATGGCGGGCAAATACACTGGCTTGACTCTACACTGGTGCATAACAGGTGGCATCAAGCCAATATGTCCAAAGAGACTTTGCTCATGCAACGTTCGTATGTTTGGGTTTTAGAAGAGGCGGAGCGAAACCGGCCCCTACTCTCAAATTGGCATCAAGCACTTCTTACAAGCCAGCTCTTCTGCCGGCGGGCTCTCTATGTCCTGGCACTTTTTGAGAGCGGTGACTCCGAGGAGGCCAAACAGGAGGCTAAGATCTGCGCAGAACAATCAGCTGGAATGGCCAAAGCCTTTTTCCTAACGCAATCCACATTCGGGCAACCGCCTATCGGTGAGCCGATGCAGCAATGGGCATGGTCACTCATCCCACGACTGACCCGCCGACTGGGCCGTATTGCCACAGCTCAGCTCTAA
- a CDS encoding RidA family protein, whose translation MSGKIEARLKELGIELPPPAKPAANYVPTVRTGNLVYVAGQVPMVEGKFEYQGKLGKDYTVEEGQACARLVATNVIAQLKEACGGDLDRVRQAVKLNGFVNCTPDFVEQPHVINGASELMIEVFGEIGRHARSAVGVANLPFGVAVEIDGVFEIE comes from the coding sequence ATGTCTGGAAAAATAGAAGCACGCTTAAAAGAGCTTGGAATTGAATTGCCACCTCCTGCCAAGCCTGCGGCCAATTATGTGCCAACGGTTCGTACAGGCAACCTCGTTTATGTTGCGGGGCAGGTGCCCATGGTTGAGGGTAAGTTTGAATACCAGGGTAAGCTTGGCAAAGACTATACTGTGGAAGAAGGTCAGGCCTGTGCTCGGCTGGTGGCCACCAACGTAATTGCGCAGCTTAAAGAAGCTTGCGGGGGCGACTTGGACCGAGTTCGTCAAGCGGTGAAGCTTAATGGTTTTGTTAACTGCACACCTGACTTCGTAGAGCAGCCTCATGTCATCAACGGGGCTTCAGAGCTTATGATTGAAGTGTTTGGTGAGATTGGGCGTCATGCACGCTCAGCGGTTGGGGTCGCCAATCTGCCATTTGGCGTGGCGGTGGAAATCGACGGCGTGTTTGAGATTGAGTAG